In Clostridium sp. DL-VIII, the following proteins share a genomic window:
- a CDS encoding N-acetylmuramoyl-L-alanine amidase family protein, with protein MDDNEARWVEEEDGSYYYYYSDGTMATGWMQEGDNWYYFDDNGKMATGWAPINGDWYYFYSTGEMATSWVNDGDGWYYFYGNGSMAWGRTVKGYLLDNHGKMVTGTGWVYEDGDSYYLKDDKIATGWLQDGDNWSYLYDNGSMAWGRTVDGYYLNDNGDWVKDKGWKTEKDNDGNVTYYYVDSEIAVTGWKEIDSKWYYFDEDGKMKTGWIEDNGNWYYLNSSGAMETGQNDIDGNTYYFYSTGEMATGWVQYGDNWHYFYKDDNGSMAHDTMIGQYYVNANGDWEPSEDNNTPENIDSSNSQGTSDTKTVNISLDTDTGTIVVTDSDNNSSSIELPPELYDATKDSGLANSSKAVLAKATIEWYNADTQDEKDTILAGIKGVRDYISEHPVSEWTEKFIADTINENIGGLVGIYGDYSTGLTEVNELNDQVYYTKYAHVMRLVLSVTTDALNMGNKVHYDQLNGGTGEWLPTELQKMYPETQFNFTRRGQSGADVEFEEIPGNKHPSEYEVNPMQWPEGFNYGDFKPYTGSGYKTFLKDINKGKLPDDTVFLPYEPKSGELKVPIVE; from the coding sequence ATGGATGATAATGAAGCAAGATGGGTAGAAGAAGAAGATGGCAGCTATTATTATTACTATTCTGATGGAACAATGGCTACAGGTTGGATGCAGGAGGGTGATAACTGGTACTATTTTGATGATAATGGCAAAATGGCAACAGGTTGGGCACCTATAAATGGGGACTGGTATTATTTTTATTCTACTGGTGAAATGGCAACAAGTTGGGTAAATGATGGTGATGGATGGTATTATTTCTATGGCAATGGATCTATGGCATGGGGAAGAACAGTTAAAGGATATCTTTTAGATAATCATGGCAAAATGGTTACAGGTACTGGTTGGGTATATGAAGATGGTGATAGTTATTACCTTAAAGATGATAAAATAGCAACAGGATGGCTGCAAGATGGTGATAATTGGTCCTATTTGTATGATAATGGATCCATGGCATGGGGGAGAACAGTTGATGGATATTATTTAAATGATAATGGTGATTGGGTAAAAGATAAAGGCTGGAAAACAGAAAAAGACAATGATGGTAATGTAACTTACTATTATGTTGATTCTGAAATAGCAGTTACAGGCTGGAAAGAAATAGATAGTAAATGGTATTATTTTGATGAAGATGGAAAAATGAAAACAGGGTGGATAGAAGACAACGGTAATTGGTATTATTTAAATTCAAGTGGTGCAATGGAAACTGGCCAGAATGATATAGATGGTAACACGTACTATTTCTATTCTACTGGAGAAATGGCAACCGGTTGGGTACAATATGGTGATAATTGGCACTATTTTTATAAGGATGACAATGGATCTATGGCACATGATACCATGATTGGCCAATATTATGTAAACGCTAATGGTGACTGGGAACCTAGTGAGGATAATAATACACCTGAAAATATCGATAGCAGTAATTCTCAGGGGACAAGCGATACTAAAACTGTTAATATAAGTCTGGATACAGATACTGGAACAATAGTGGTAACAGATAGTGATAACAATTCGTCTAGTATAGAGTTGCCTCCTGAATTATATGATGCAACAAAGGATAGTGGACTTGCTAATTCATCGAAAGCCGTTCTCGCTAAAGCTACAATTGAATGGTATAATGCAGATACTCAAGATGAGAAGGATACAATCCTTGCTGGAATAAAAGGTGTTAGAGATTATATATCTGAGCATCCCGTTAGTGAATGGACGGAAAAATTTATTGCAGATACTATAAATGAAAATATAGGCGGACTAGTAGGGATTTATGGTGACTATTCAACAGGATTAACGGAAGTTAATGAGCTAAATGATCAAGTCTATTATACTAAGTATGCGCATGTTATGCGTTTGGTTTTATCAGTAACTACTGATGCATTAAATATGGGAAACAAAGTGCATTATGACCAATTAAATGGTGGAACAGGAGAATGGTTGCCGACTGAGTTACAAAAAATGTACCCTGAAACACAATTTAATTTTACAAGGAGAGGACAAAGTGGTGCGGATGTAGAATTTGAGGAGATACCAGGAAATAAACATCCTTCGGAATACGAAGTTAACCCGATGCAATGGCCAGAAGGCTTTAATTATGGAGATTTCAAACCATATACTGGAAGTGGGTACAAAACATTTTTAAAAGATATAAATAAGGGAAAATTGCCTGATGATACAGTATTTTTACCATATGAGCCTAAATCAGGTGAACTAAAAGTGCCAATTGTCGAATAG